A genomic stretch from Candidatus Bathyarchaeota archaeon includes:
- a CDS encoding formylmethanofuran--tetrahydromethanopterin N-formyltransferase: MHAEVEDTYAEAFEGLYSRIMITADDDEILKKAAEDVTATPSIVIDRIEGGIEKWLSRKETPDGRMGAIIQFWGKIDERKPLADSAKKFEVEMSYRIRQDVLVKPFTAIFDAFPSPLGKIDTMKRIGHCGDGFEWEEKRYGRDMVTVPLMVPDFHIERYLGYGRGVMGGNFWYMCKTRQAVIEAGRKALKAIRGVKGAITPFNICSAGSKPETKFPWIGPTTNHPYCPTLKKKLGKESKVSEGVNYIPEIVINGISIEVVKEAMRVGISAARDVNDVLRISAGNYGGKLGKYKIHLRELFP; the protein is encoded by the coding sequence ATGCACGCTGAAGTGGAAGATACCTACGCAGAGGCTTTTGAGGGACTTTATTCACGGATTATGATCACCGCAGACGATGATGAAATACTGAAAAAAGCAGCAGAAGACGTTACAGCCACACCTTCAATAGTCATCGACAGAATTGAGGGAGGAATCGAGAAATGGTTAAGCCGAAAAGAAACGCCAGACGGACGTATGGGCGCGATTATACAGTTTTGGGGAAAAATCGACGAAAGAAAACCCCTCGCTGATTCGGCTAAAAAGTTTGAGGTGGAAATGTCATACAGGATACGTCAGGACGTACTTGTCAAACCCTTTACCGCTATCTTTGATGCATTTCCCAGTCCACTTGGAAAAATCGACACTATGAAAAGGATAGGTCACTGTGGAGACGGTTTCGAGTGGGAGGAAAAACGTTATGGGCGTGATATGGTTACGGTTCCTCTTATGGTGCCAGACTTCCACATAGAGCGTTATCTGGGGTATGGGCGAGGAGTGATGGGTGGCAATTTCTGGTACATGTGCAAAACTAGGCAGGCTGTGATAGAGGCGGGAAGGAAGGCGCTGAAAGCCATAAGAGGAGTGAAAGGAGCCATAACCCCATTCAACATCTGTTCAGCTGGTTCCAAACCTGAAACCAAATTTCCGTGGATAGGCCCAACCACCAATCATCCCTATTGCCCAACACTTAAGAAAAAGTTAGGAAAAGAGTCAAAAGTTTCAGAAGGCGTCAACTACATTCCAGAAATTGTAATCAACGGTATATCAATTGAGGTGGTGAAAGAAGCGATGCGAGTGGGCATCAGTGCTGCTAGAGACGTGAACGACGTGTTAAGAATTTCTGCTGGCAATTATGGAGGGAAACTGGGAAAGTATAAGATACATCTTCGAGAGTTGTTTCCATGA
- a CDS encoding carbohydrate kinase family protein: MKFDVICFGALNVDRLYRVNRIAGRDEESFIIDFKEAPGGSAANTAVGLARLGLKTGFIGKVSDNREGKLLLNDFKRQNVDVDGIIVSKEGRSGVAMGYVDTKGDRALYIDPGVNDSLELKEIDLKYAGNTAFLHLTSFIGEKPFKAQKELVRGLRDVRISFDPGELYARKGLTVLKLMIGRSFVMLPSENELKLLTGKKYDEGSKILMKKGVSIVAVKLGERGCYVKDGKESYLVEPYKVKVVDTTGAGDAFCAGFLYGLIKNKDLYECGRLGNFVASRCIEKVSAREGLPRLSDLRTT; this comes from the coding sequence ATGAAGTTTGACGTCATCTGCTTCGGCGCCTTAAACGTTGACAGACTCTATCGAGTGAACCGAATAGCTGGAAGAGACGAAGAAAGTTTCATCATAGACTTCAAAGAAGCCCCTGGAGGCTCTGCAGCAAACACAGCCGTAGGTTTGGCGAGACTCGGGTTAAAAACGGGTTTTATAGGAAAAGTTTCTGACAACCGCGAAGGCAAGCTTCTTCTGAACGACTTCAAACGTCAAAACGTTGATGTTGATGGGATAATAGTTTCAAAGGAAGGTAGAAGCGGCGTCGCCATGGGATACGTTGATACAAAAGGTGACAGGGCGCTTTACATAGACCCGGGCGTGAACGATTCTCTAGAACTCAAAGAGATTGACCTAAAATATGCAGGCAATACTGCGTTTCTGCATTTGACATCTTTTATTGGAGAAAAGCCGTTTAAGGCGCAAAAGGAGTTGGTGAGGGGGCTTCGCGACGTTAGAATAAGTTTTGACCCGGGAGAACTGTATGCGAGAAAGGGATTGACCGTGTTGAAGCTAATGATAGGAAGAAGCTTTGTTATGCTTCCAAGCGAAAATGAGCTAAAATTGCTTACAGGAAAAAAATATGATGAAGGCTCGAAGATTCTGATGAAAAAAGGCGTTAGCATAGTTGCGGTTAAATTGGGTGAAAGAGGATGTTATGTCAAAGATGGGAAGGAAAGCTATTTGGTTGAACCATATAAAGTGAAAGTTGTAGATACCACGGGTGCTGGCGATGCATTTTGTGCGGGGTTTCTATACGGCTTAATTAAAAACAAAGATTTGTATGAGTGTGGAAGACTGGGAAATTTTGTTGCTTCCCGTTGCATAGAGAAAGTTAGTGCAAGAGAAGGATTGCCCAGACTTTCAGATTTGCGTACAACATAA
- a CDS encoding glutamine synthetase, translating into MEKREIIDKVKREKVEFIDLMFFDLSGRLKSVTISPRELVDCLDNGKWFDGSSIEGFTRIHESDMMLIPDPSTYILLPWPRDEKNAARMICDVHDPDKNPFVGDPRYILKRVQEKAKKKGYFYYVGPEIEFFLFRSKENRTYHDTAGYFDFSPRDLATEIRAVMTSTLEKLGINVEMSHHECAPSQHEIDIEYSDALKSADNIMVLKQAIKTVASSKGLYATFMPKPIFGVNGSGMHTHQSLLDRDGEPLFYDKEDEYKLSRLAYYFMGGQLEHIREMAAILCPTVNSYKRLVRGYEAPVYICWAQRNRSALIRVPRYSEGREKSTRLELRCPDPSCNPYLAFTVMLAAGLKGINKKIDPPSPVEEDVYGFDNGKLAKFYIKTLPVDLGEAIEEFEKSKFMKETLGEHVFNKYLNIKKTEWNEYQKSVTDWELNRYKDL; encoded by the coding sequence GTGGAAAAAAGAGAAATAATAGACAAGGTGAAACGCGAAAAAGTTGAGTTTATCGATTTAATGTTCTTTGATTTGTCTGGGCGATTAAAAAGCGTAACAATTTCACCCAGAGAATTAGTGGATTGCCTCGACAATGGAAAATGGTTCGACGGTTCTTCAATAGAAGGATTCACTAGGATACATGAAAGCGACATGATGCTAATCCCCGACCCATCGACGTACATACTTCTCCCATGGCCTCGAGACGAAAAGAACGCTGCAAGAATGATCTGCGACGTTCACGACCCAGATAAAAATCCATTCGTTGGTGACCCGCGGTACATTCTTAAACGGGTTCAGGAGAAAGCGAAAAAGAAAGGATATTTCTATTACGTGGGGCCAGAGATCGAGTTCTTTTTGTTCAGGTCTAAGGAAAACAGAACGTACCATGACACAGCGGGATACTTTGATTTTTCTCCACGCGATTTAGCAACTGAAATACGCGCTGTTATGACATCTACCCTTGAAAAGTTAGGAATAAATGTTGAAATGTCTCATCATGAATGTGCTCCGAGCCAACATGAGATAGACATAGAATACTCGGATGCCCTAAAGAGCGCTGACAACATAATGGTTCTCAAACAAGCCATCAAAACAGTAGCTAGCAGCAAAGGTTTATATGCAACATTTATGCCAAAACCCATTTTCGGCGTTAATGGAAGTGGAATGCACACCCATCAATCACTGTTGGACAGAGACGGTGAGCCCCTCTTTTACGATAAAGAGGACGAGTACAAACTGTCTCGTCTTGCCTACTATTTTATGGGAGGCCAACTCGAACACATCAGAGAAATGGCCGCAATATTGTGCCCCACGGTGAACAGCTATAAACGCCTCGTACGCGGATATGAGGCACCAGTGTACATTTGTTGGGCTCAAAGAAACCGATCAGCATTAATCAGAGTTCCTAGATACAGCGAAGGTAGAGAAAAGTCGACTAGACTTGAATTGAGATGCCCAGACCCAAGTTGTAACCCATACCTAGCCTTTACTGTTATGTTGGCGGCAGGTCTTAAGGGAATCAACAAAAAAATTGACCCACCTAGCCCTGTGGAAGAAGACGTTTACGGATTCGACAATGGAAAACTCGCAAAGTTCTACATAAAAACTCTACCAGTGGACCTGGGAGAAGCGATAGAAGAGTTTGAGAAAAGCAAGTTCATGAAAGAAACGTTGGGAGAACACGTTTTCAACAAATACCTTAACATTAAAAAAACGGAGTGGAACGAGTATCAGAAAAGTGTCACTGACTGGGAGCTTAACAGATACAAAGACTTGTAA
- the guaA gene encoding glutamine-hydrolyzing GMP synthase, whose translation MKFDTILVLDFGGQYCHLIARRVREHEVYSEIVPYNITPNQIKVLGEKFNIKGMILSGGPSSIYEENAPKCNPDIFNLDIPILGLCYGHQLIAFFFGGKVEPARTKEYGISYAVVESPHSLLKDLKENQKVWMSHGDTVYELPEKFEILAHTKNCPIAAFKHKEKPICGLQWHPEVIHTENGTVMLRNFIFEVCGCEPNWMMEDFVTRAIDEVRRIVRNGRCVIGLSGGVDSSTATILASRAIGKNLTAVFVDHGFMREGEPEFIRIFFKKFDISFISVNARRRFLHKLKGVTDPERKRKIIGEEFIRVFEEVAEKIEADYLMQGTIYPDRIESGFRKHSEKIKTHHNVAGLPTKIKFKEIVEPLRDLYKDEVRKVAEKLGLSKQIVQRQPFPGPGLAVRIIGEITQGKIDVVRKADRIVTEVIEAGKLNKRLWQYFAVLTDSKTTGVKGDTRAYGYTIAVRALESKEAMTANFAKISYEILEKISTRITNEIPEVTRVVYDITHKPPATIEWE comes from the coding sequence TTGAAATTTGACACGATTCTCGTCCTTGACTTTGGTGGACAATACTGCCACTTAATAGCAAGAAGAGTTAGGGAACATGAAGTCTATTCTGAAATAGTTCCATACAATATAACGCCTAATCAAATCAAAGTTTTAGGAGAAAAATTCAATATTAAGGGGATGATTCTTTCTGGTGGTCCTTCAAGCATCTATGAAGAAAATGCTCCAAAATGCAATCCAGACATCTTCAACTTGGACATCCCAATTCTGGGTCTATGTTACGGGCATCAGCTAATCGCTTTTTTCTTTGGAGGAAAAGTGGAACCCGCTAGAACGAAAGAATACGGAATAAGTTACGCTGTAGTAGAGAGCCCCCATAGCTTGTTGAAAGATTTAAAGGAAAACCAAAAAGTTTGGATGAGCCACGGGGATACCGTTTATGAACTCCCTGAGAAATTTGAGATTCTTGCGCACACAAAAAATTGCCCAATAGCCGCTTTCAAACATAAAGAAAAGCCTATTTGTGGGTTGCAATGGCACCCTGAAGTTATTCACACAGAGAATGGCACAGTGATGTTAAGAAATTTCATTTTCGAAGTGTGTGGATGTGAACCGAACTGGATGATGGAGGACTTCGTAACAAGGGCTATCGACGAGGTGAGACGAATTGTCAGGAATGGAAGGTGTGTGATTGGGTTAAGCGGGGGCGTAGATTCAAGTACCGCCACCATTTTAGCTTCGAGAGCTATCGGAAAGAACCTAACAGCGGTTTTTGTTGATCATGGATTTATGCGTGAAGGCGAACCCGAATTCATTCGAATCTTCTTCAAGAAATTCGATATCAGCTTCATTTCAGTTAATGCGAGGAGAAGATTTCTACACAAGTTAAAGGGTGTAACCGATCCAGAACGAAAAAGAAAAATTATCGGTGAAGAATTCATTAGAGTTTTCGAGGAAGTTGCAGAAAAGATCGAAGCAGACTATCTTATGCAAGGGACGATTTACCCAGATAGAATTGAATCTGGTTTTAGAAAGCATTCAGAGAAGATTAAAACTCATCATAATGTTGCTGGTCTGCCAACTAAAATCAAGTTCAAGGAAATCGTTGAACCGTTAAGGGATTTATACAAGGATGAAGTTAGAAAAGTCGCAGAAAAACTAGGTCTATCGAAACAGATTGTTCAGAGACAACCATTCCCCGGTCCCGGTCTAGCGGTGAGAATAATAGGTGAGATAACGCAAGGGAAAATAGATGTGGTTAGAAAAGCAGACAGAATTGTAACAGAAGTGATAGAAGCAGGTAAGTTGAATAAACGTTTATGGCAATATTTTGCCGTCTTGACAGATTCGAAAACTACAGGAGTCAAAGGTGATACAAGGGCTTACGGTTACACCATCGCTGTTAGGGCTCTTGAAAGTAAAGAGGCCATGACCGCTAATTTCGCTAAGATTTCATATGAAATTTTGGAAAAAATCTCAACGAGAATTACAAATGAAATACCTGAAGTCACACGAGTTGTGTATGATATTACCCATAAACCACCAGCAACGATAGAGTGGGAATAA
- the purQ gene encoding phosphoribosylformylglycinamidine synthase I, with translation MSVCILRVGGTNCDAETKRAFDDLGVKVKIVHLNAIIKKGTLLNYSALVIPGGFSYGDYVRAGAIWAKEVSVKLGSELQKFAEEGRPILGICNGFQVLVEAGLLPGFEGISKYPEAALATNVPIGYYCGWVYVKHENSGNCIFTQMIPKGKALRIPVAHAEGRFIFSKENENAYSKRLCDNEQLVFRYCDENGEPANGEYPVNPNGASYDIAGICNPSGTIFGLMPHPERAYYGWQLPDWTKRERIPKYGDGRLIFESMVECIKEK, from the coding sequence ATCAGCGTTTGCATATTGAGGGTTGGTGGAACGAACTGTGACGCAGAAACGAAAAGAGCATTTGACGATTTAGGAGTTAAAGTCAAGATAGTTCATCTGAATGCAATAATCAAAAAAGGAACCCTCCTCAACTACAGCGCCCTCGTAATTCCAGGCGGCTTTTCTTACGGTGACTACGTGAGAGCAGGAGCTATTTGGGCCAAAGAAGTTTCGGTTAAACTCGGTTCTGAGCTACAGAAATTCGCTGAAGAGGGAAGACCTATTTTAGGGATTTGCAACGGTTTTCAAGTTTTAGTCGAAGCTGGTTTGTTACCAGGGTTTGAGGGAATCAGCAAGTATCCTGAGGCTGCCTTAGCAACCAACGTTCCGATTGGATATTATTGTGGCTGGGTTTATGTCAAGCATGAGAATTCTGGTAACTGCATTTTTACTCAGATGATTCCGAAAGGAAAAGCGCTGAGAATACCTGTGGCGCACGCCGAGGGACGATTCATCTTTTCAAAAGAAAATGAGAACGCCTATTCGAAACGATTATGCGACAATGAACAGCTCGTTTTTAGATATTGCGACGAAAATGGCGAGCCTGCGAATGGTGAATATCCAGTCAATCCCAATGGCGCATCTTATGATATTGCAGGAATTTGTAATCCCAGTGGAACAATTTTCGGTTTGATGCCTCATCCAGAGAGAGCCTACTACGGTTGGCAACTGCCAGACTGGACAAAAAGAGAAAGAATACCAAAATATGGCGATGGGCGATTGATCTTCGAGTCTATGGTAGAGTGTATAAAGGAGAAATAG
- the purL gene encoding phosphoribosylformylglycinamidine synthase subunit PurL, with the protein MKRNVPFELTDINLLDANDKQLLQISKELGIGLSLIEMKSIQKYFSKKGRNPTDVELQTIGQTWSEHCFHKTFNGDIVSPDGKLIISSMFKEYIAKVTKELDLPWCLSVFEDNAGIVDFEDGCAIAVKVETHNHPSAIEPFGGAATGTGGVIRDILGVWADPIACTDVLCFGPLDYNHDKLPVGTKHPKYIFRGVVAGIGHYGNNMGIPTVNGAIYFDESYVGNVVVYCGCVGILPMSKFVRDTKPGDLAVLAGGRTGRDGIHGVTFASAELTKESEEVSRLAVQIANPIEEEKIKRAIIEIRNQELGSAITDLGGGGFSCAVGEMAHRSNCGVYVELEKVLLKYPGMAPWEIHVSESQERMLLSVREENLEKVLAIFKSEDVEATPVGRFTDDHTLKVHYQGHTVADLDLYFLFAPPKTKRIAKWKPPNYVEPAIAEPADLTQELLRILSSPNIASKESVIRTYDHEVKGNTILKPLQGKYGGPNDAAVIKPLTDSWRGIAISCGLNPNYGKIDPYWMAASAIDEAIRNNVSVGGRRISLLDNFTWGSPEKPDRLGGLTRACKACYDFAKAFGTPFISGKDSLYNESPLGPVTPTLLITAIGIIPDVRKTVSVDVKKPGNLVYLVGQTYLELGGSEYYRLKGYVGKTVPKVRIEQARKTMNSITNAIDSGYVKSCHDLSEGGLAVAAAEMALSGDYGIELNLRDVPKSNDLRRNDHVLFSESNSRFLVEVAEKNREDFEKLMEGNIFSAIGRVKKRDILSVNGIDGQQIVDVRLTGLRNAWKSAFGGKT; encoded by the coding sequence ATGAAACGGAATGTGCCTTTCGAACTCACCGACATAAACCTACTGGATGCAAATGACAAACAACTACTTCAAATCAGCAAAGAACTCGGAATTGGTCTAAGTCTCATAGAAATGAAGAGTATTCAAAAATACTTTTCAAAGAAGGGAAGAAATCCAACGGATGTGGAACTTCAAACAATTGGTCAGACATGGTCTGAGCACTGCTTTCACAAAACCTTCAATGGAGACATAGTCTCGCCTGATGGAAAACTAATCATAAGTAGCATGTTTAAAGAATACATAGCCAAAGTGACAAAGGAACTTGACTTGCCTTGGTGTCTTTCCGTTTTTGAGGACAACGCGGGTATAGTTGACTTCGAAGATGGCTGTGCAATTGCTGTGAAAGTTGAGACACATAATCATCCTTCAGCTATAGAACCCTTTGGAGGTGCTGCAACAGGCACTGGTGGCGTTATCAGGGATATCCTTGGAGTGTGGGCTGACCCCATAGCTTGCACAGATGTTCTTTGCTTCGGCCCCCTAGACTACAATCATGACAAACTTCCCGTCGGCACAAAACATCCGAAATACATTTTCAGAGGCGTAGTTGCTGGCATAGGCCACTACGGAAACAACATGGGCATACCAACTGTCAACGGCGCCATATACTTCGACGAAAGCTATGTCGGCAACGTTGTGGTCTACTGCGGCTGTGTTGGAATTCTGCCGATGAGCAAGTTTGTCAGAGACACAAAACCTGGAGACCTCGCCGTTCTGGCTGGTGGAAGAACTGGCAGAGACGGAATCCATGGAGTTACCTTCGCTTCAGCAGAGTTGACAAAGGAATCTGAGGAAGTGTCAAGGCTCGCAGTTCAGATTGCAAATCCAATCGAAGAAGAGAAGATCAAACGTGCCATCATAGAGATAAGAAACCAAGAGCTGGGTTCAGCTATAACTGATCTGGGTGGAGGGGGCTTCTCCTGCGCCGTAGGTGAGATGGCGCACAGATCTAACTGTGGAGTCTATGTTGAACTGGAAAAGGTTCTCCTAAAATATCCTGGCATGGCTCCTTGGGAGATTCACGTTTCTGAATCACAAGAAAGAATGCTTCTGTCTGTTAGAGAGGAAAATCTTGAAAAGGTTTTGGCCATCTTCAAGAGCGAAGATGTTGAAGCCACCCCTGTTGGCAGATTTACTGACGACCACACTCTCAAAGTCCATTATCAAGGACACACTGTTGCTGATTTAGACCTGTATTTCCTGTTTGCCCCTCCAAAGACTAAAAGAATCGCAAAATGGAAACCGCCAAACTACGTAGAACCAGCTATTGCTGAACCAGCAGACTTGACACAAGAACTTCTAAGAATACTGTCTTCACCAAACATTGCAAGCAAAGAGTCCGTGATAAGAACATATGACCATGAGGTTAAAGGAAACACCATTCTAAAACCGTTGCAAGGAAAGTATGGTGGGCCGAACGATGCAGCGGTTATTAAACCCTTAACTGATTCTTGGAGAGGCATCGCTATTTCTTGTGGGCTGAACCCAAACTACGGAAAGATTGATCCTTACTGGATGGCTGCTTCAGCCATAGACGAAGCTATCAGGAACAACGTTTCAGTTGGTGGAAGAAGAATTTCGTTGCTTGACAATTTCACTTGGGGCAGCCCTGAAAAACCCGACAGACTTGGAGGATTAACTAGAGCATGTAAAGCCTGCTACGATTTTGCCAAAGCGTTTGGAACACCATTTATTTCAGGAAAAGATAGCCTCTATAACGAATCGCCTCTGGGTCCAGTCACGCCGACACTTCTGATCACGGCTATTGGAATAATTCCAGACGTAAGAAAGACAGTTTCGGTTGATGTAAAAAAACCAGGGAATCTGGTCTACCTAGTTGGTCAAACTTATCTTGAGTTGGGAGGCTCAGAATATTATAGATTGAAAGGTTACGTGGGAAAAACAGTTCCCAAAGTCAGAATAGAACAAGCAAGAAAAACAATGAATTCGATCACAAATGCAATTGATTCTGGATATGTCAAGTCTTGTCACGACCTTTCTGAAGGAGGCTTAGCAGTTGCGGCTGCTGAAATGGCTCTTAGTGGAGATTACGGAATCGAACTAAACCTCAGAGATGTTCCAAAATCCAATGATCTAAGACGAAATGATCACGTGCTTTTCTCGGAATCGAACAGCAGATTCTTGGTGGAGGTTGCAGAGAAAAACAGAGAAGATTTCGAAAAATTGATGGAAGGGAACATTTTCTCAGCTATCGGCAGAGTAAAAAAAAGAGATATTCTTTCTGTTAATGGAATCGACGGTCAACAAATAGTTGACGTCCGTCTAACTGGATTGAGAAATGCGTGGAAGAGCGCTTTCGGAGGTAAAACATGA
- the purS gene encoding phosphoribosylformylglycinamidine synthase subunit PurS produces the protein MIYRAKIEISLKPGHSDPEGETTAESLKELGYPVEATKVSKVYEITLSASSVKEANRLVDEMCKRLLANPTKDNYSFTIEEMQ, from the coding sequence ATGATATACCGAGCTAAAATCGAGATCTCTCTCAAGCCAGGACATTCCGACCCTGAAGGAGAAACAACAGCAGAATCTCTAAAAGAATTAGGATATCCTGTCGAAGCGACGAAGGTAAGCAAAGTTTATGAAATCACCCTTTCTGCGAGTTCCGTGAAAGAAGCTAACAGACTTGTAGACGAAATGTGCAAAAGACTCTTAGCGAATCCAACAAAGGACAACTACAGCTTCACCATAGAGGAAATGCAATGA
- the purM gene encoding phosphoribosylformylglycinamidine cyclo-ligase: MNLLPEEFTYAEAGVDRELRARSKAALNTLKQTYRFSKYGSVVQLPYGNIFPIGNRYLDFVIEGIGTKVLLAQLADKYDTIGIDGVAVAVNDVIRSGARPLAVVDNIHAQVSDPHLIGEWMKSIVKGAREAECIVPSGEIGDVAEIIRGVTEGKGFDMIFACVGELFKDNIVFGNNIKPGDVVIGLRSSGIHSNGISLARKVLFKQWGGEYEPHDIPDGLERELINEVLEPTKIYVKPVLNAAKEHKLKGLVHMTGDAYLKFDRLMRFSKGIGFEFDNFKPQPIFRLIQETAPKVRGAITDDEMLRTFNMGWGFAVVADKTDKDVLIDGFEKDQVEAEQIGKVTDSKGIVALYQGKKIKLEIAI; encoded by the coding sequence GTGAACTTGTTGCCAGAGGAATTTACATACGCAGAGGCTGGTGTAGACAGGGAACTAAGAGCAAGATCCAAAGCGGCATTAAACACTCTAAAACAAACCTACAGATTTAGCAAATACGGAAGCGTCGTTCAGCTTCCTTACGGTAACATCTTTCCCATCGGCAATCGGTACCTCGATTTTGTCATAGAGGGAATCGGAACCAAAGTTCTTCTGGCACAACTAGCAGACAAGTATGATACCATAGGCATCGACGGAGTTGCAGTGGCCGTAAACGATGTCATCCGATCTGGCGCGAGACCGTTAGCTGTTGTGGACAACATTCACGCTCAAGTATCTGATCCTCATTTGATAGGCGAATGGATGAAAAGCATAGTTAAGGGTGCACGTGAAGCTGAGTGCATAGTGCCAAGCGGAGAAATAGGAGATGTAGCTGAGATTATTCGAGGAGTTACAGAGGGAAAGGGCTTCGACATGATCTTCGCCTGTGTAGGTGAACTGTTTAAGGATAATATAGTCTTTGGAAACAACATTAAGCCCGGGGATGTTGTGATCGGCTTAAGAAGTTCAGGCATCCACAGCAACGGAATATCTTTGGCGCGAAAGGTTCTTTTTAAGCAGTGGGGTGGCGAATATGAGCCACATGATATTCCAGACGGACTGGAAAGAGAACTCATCAACGAAGTTTTGGAACCAACAAAGATTTACGTTAAACCTGTCTTGAATGCTGCTAAGGAGCATAAACTGAAAGGTTTGGTTCACATGACGGGTGACGCCTATTTAAAGTTCGATAGGCTGATGCGTTTTTCCAAAGGAATAGGATTTGAGTTCGACAACTTTAAGCCTCAACCAATTTTCAGGCTTATTCAAGAAACTGCTCCAAAAGTGAGAGGCGCTATCACGGACGACGAGATGCTGAGGACTTTCAACATGGGATGGGGTTTTGCCGTAGTCGCAGACAAAACTGACAAAGATGTTCTCATTGACGGTTTCGAAAAAGATCAGGTTGAAGCTGAACAGATTGGAAAAGTGACTGATTCTAAAGGAATTGTTGCGTTATACCAAGGGAAAAAGATAAAGTTGGAAATAGCCATTTAA
- a CDS encoding DUF1297 domain-containing protein, whose amino-acid sequence MVIEREEMQEVVRSYRKPIGLNLGSHSALDAWLGQRDYDLKTIIYTTPQRARIYLQNPMVGKPGEVIEDLPTVARRDLIVVNDPADIKKKVAWKSVILILDKYSDIVKYVDDLVELECIQIPNRAFSVYVGGDEHCSVIENKFAVPIVGSRKLLKIENRGEVERDYYWFAEQAGIPYPKSHKYEVYESGIKFKEYIDEPLLLKAEHAQRKFEREFIFAADSNHLEEKVKKEIKAGNLNKESLERARIEQIVLGPHANFNFFFSPLDAKKEWGDIDDWYAKLYKVSLENARICLANQFLSIDERRETTFDGLKRLPVDVQQKIKKVPSFEVTAHLSMSLRESLLKEVHKFADAFLLATRKYESPGIIGAWCLQTLITWSKIGPGTAVEYGLYDVPEGKAAYMHIPVTQDVALRHGGGTNTHMGVGSQYANAKYQKRMSMGDRIALEIRRAWESKQLQEIVT is encoded by the coding sequence ATGGTTATAGAAAGAGAAGAAATGCAAGAGGTCGTTCGGTCCTATCGAAAACCAATCGGACTCAACTTAGGCTCTCACTCCGCACTTGACGCTTGGCTGGGACAGAGAGACTATGACCTGAAGACGATAATTTATACGACACCCCAAAGAGCCAGAATTTACCTTCAAAACCCAATGGTTGGAAAACCAGGCGAAGTTATAGAAGATTTACCCACAGTCGCTCGCAGAGACCTAATAGTAGTCAACGATCCAGCTGACATAAAAAAGAAAGTCGCGTGGAAGAGTGTAATCTTAATCCTAGACAAATATTCGGACATTGTCAAATACGTCGACGATCTGGTTGAGCTCGAATGTATCCAGATTCCGAACAGAGCATTCTCCGTCTACGTTGGCGGCGACGAACACTGCAGCGTTATCGAAAACAAATTCGCGGTGCCAATTGTAGGTTCAAGGAAGCTGTTGAAAATTGAAAACAGAGGAGAAGTCGAGAGAGATTATTACTGGTTCGCTGAACAAGCAGGTATTCCATATCCAAAATCCCACAAATACGAGGTCTACGAAAGTGGCATAAAATTCAAAGAATATATTGACGAGCCCCTCTTGCTGAAAGCAGAGCATGCACAGAGGAAATTTGAAAGAGAATTCATTTTCGCAGCGGACTCAAACCACCTCGAAGAGAAGGTCAAAAAAGAAATCAAAGCCGGAAACCTCAACAAAGAAAGTTTAGAACGAGCTAGGATTGAACAGATAGTTCTAGGTCCACATGCAAACTTTAACTTTTTCTTCTCTCCATTGGACGCGAAAAAAGAGTGGGGAGACATTGATGATTGGTACGCTAAGCTGTACAAAGTAAGCTTGGAAAACGCAAGAATTTGCTTGGCAAATCAGTTTCTATCCATAGATGAGCGGAGGGAAACCACATTTGATGGGTTAAAGAGGCTTCCAGTTGATGTGCAACAGAAAATTAAGAAGGTTCCTTCATTCGAGGTCACTGCACATTTGTCTATGAGTCTGAGAGAATCTCTACTCAAGGAAGTCCACAAATTTGCCGATGCGTTTTTGTTAGCGACGAGAAAATATGAGTCTCCCGGAATAATTGGTGCATGGTGTCTGCAGACGCTTATTACATGGAGTAAGATCGGCCCCGGAACTGCAGTAGAGTATGGTTTGTACGATGTGCCTGAAGGAAAAGCGGCTTACATGCATATTCCAGTTACACAAGATGTTGCATTGAGACACGGTGGTGGAACAAACACTCACATGGGAGTCGGTTCGCAGTACGCCAACGCGAAGTATCAGAAAAGAATGAGCATGGGTGACAGAATAGCCTTAGAGATAAGAAGGGCATGGGAAAGCAAGCAACTTCAAGAAATAGTGACGTAA